In the Helianthus annuus cultivar XRQ/B chromosome 11, HanXRQr2.0-SUNRISE, whole genome shotgun sequence genome, one interval contains:
- the LOC110891026 gene encoding shikimate kinase-like isoform X2, with amino-acid sequence METTVKLPSSGGGDDGLMNTCYRWTFIELGVMDSDHTGIAVVLMGVGGAGKSTIGELLAKALNCSFVDADDFHPQSNKEICVSIYREDEEGDSFVG; translated from the exons ATGGAGACGACCGTGAAACTGCCGTCTTCAGGCGGCGGCGATGATGGTTTGATGAACACCTGTTACAG GTGGACCTTTATTGAGCTTGGAGTCATGGATTCAGATCACACAG GAATTGCTGTTGTGTTAATGGGAGTTGGTGGCGCCGGAAAATC AACTATAGGCGAACTGCTTGCAAAAGCTCTAAATTGTAGCTTTGTTGATGCTGATGACTTCCATCCGCAATCAAACAAAG AAATATGTGTATCAATCTATAGAGAAGATGAAGAAGGGGATTCCTTTGTCGGATGA
- the LOC110891026 gene encoding gluconokinase-like isoform X1 has protein sequence METTVKLPSSGGGDDGLMNTCYRWTFIELGVMDSDHTGIAVVLMGVGGAGKSTIGELLAKALNCSFVDADDFHPQSNKEKMKKGIPLSDEDRTPWLEVLRDVVNANLVSGKTVILGCFALQKQYREILRSLLTIV, from the exons ATGGAGACGACCGTGAAACTGCCGTCTTCAGGCGGCGGCGATGATGGTTTGATGAACACCTGTTACAG GTGGACCTTTATTGAGCTTGGAGTCATGGATTCAGATCACACAG GAATTGCTGTTGTGTTAATGGGAGTTGGTGGCGCCGGAAAATC AACTATAGGCGAACTGCTTGCAAAAGCTCTAAATTGTAGCTTTGTTGATGCTGATGACTTCCATCCGCAATCAAACAAAG AGAAGATGAAGAAGGGGATTCCTTTGTCGGATGAAGACCGGACCCCATGGCTTGAAGTGCTTCGGGATGTTGTGAATGCGAATTTGGTCAGTGGCAAGACTGTAATTCTTGGGTGTTTTGCCCTCCAAAAGCAGTACAGGGAGATTCTTAGGTCATTGCTGACAATCGTTTAA
- the LOC110891026 gene encoding gluconokinase-like isoform X3, with translation METTVKLPSSGGGDDGLMNTCYRWTFIELGVMDSDHTGIAVVLMGVGGAGKSTIGELLAKALNCSFVDADDFHPQSNKDRNMCINL, from the exons ATGGAGACGACCGTGAAACTGCCGTCTTCAGGCGGCGGCGATGATGGTTTGATGAACACCTGTTACAG GTGGACCTTTATTGAGCTTGGAGTCATGGATTCAGATCACACAG GAATTGCTGTTGTGTTAATGGGAGTTGGTGGCGCCGGAAAATC AACTATAGGCGAACTGCTTGCAAAAGCTCTAAATTGTAGCTTTGTTGATGCTGATGACTTCCATCCGCAATCAAACAAAG ATAGAAATATGTGTATCAATCTATAG